DNA sequence from the Brienomyrus brachyistius isolate T26 chromosome 18, BBRACH_0.4, whole genome shotgun sequence genome:
GTTTACTGGAGAGATTTACGCGGAGAGATTTTGCTGAAACGTGAGAGGTGCGTTGCAGAGCAGCAGAGTGAATCAAGCTATAAGCCACAGAGCCGAAGGTTAAGGGGAAATACCGGGACTGTACCGGTTTAACAATATAACACTGTCTCTCTATTTACCAACTAACATTTGATTACACACTCTGCAAACCAAGAAAATAGGCCTATGTTAAGGCAGTCAGCCGTCATTAGGCCTAATTCTGTAAGATTGGAAGAATAATTTGTGAAGTAATCAGGCCAGACGGAAGACACCATAAAACAGCCGCATCACGCAGAAGTTGCTGTAGTTTAAGACGACGACGACTCAGCCTTACGTCTTTCAGGGTGCGATTCATATGAGCAGATATGTGTTTTCATGAATACTTTTAAAAGTGGCTCTAATTTGTTATATAGTCCTTAGGAGCAGCGTTGGGGGAGGCAGATACCAGCTTACCGGTGGATAACGCCTGATCCGGGGAATGAAAAGTTGCTGTCAGTGCTAATCGTCTGTGTTCGCGTTGAAAGACCAAACAAAGAGGACTGAATCTGGTAATTATTAGAGAACAGGGCAAGATATTCATCAGGACAACTTAAGTTGCGTGAAAATACCGCAATATGaaattgaaaaacaaacaaccaaacagcagaaaaagtattaaaaagaACAGAAGACAACATGAAATGTACCGTGAAATTGTACATACATAAATGGGCGGTAGGCTAGAGGTCTAGGTAACAACAGTGTTGCGCGTTGCTTAAAGAGCTTCTCGTAATACGTATGACACCTAAATGAAACTTAGCTAGCCTACCTTCTTCATTAATGGCTCATGAACAGTGACATTACAAAACTTTCGAGGGGGTTGCTTTGGTTTTTGAACAAATGATGTCTTTATGTGAAGAATTAtaagtaaaataataattgtgctTACATTTTCTTCGAAAAGTAAACGCTACAGTATATTACAGCAATAAAAAGGTTTTCATCAGTATTACCACAGATGTATTTTGTGACAAGCAAATTATATGGATATATTTTATGCAGAATATTAAAGTGAACTTTTATTTACAATGTAGGCCTACATATACAATACCGACATGCAGTATTTAAACTGCCGGCTATGCTTTTCCtgcgttttattttcaataagggAATTCCAGTAAAATGATCTTCTtggatgtattttattttaggatTGTAGCAATTGTTGAGTCAATATGTTGTTACACGATTTATTTAGTGAGCAGTGAGATTCAACCCAAGTTAAGTTGACTAGTGAGTCAGAATATTTATAGTGAAACTGATACATTGTGCACAAGGCTATATTTCACACATCAAACTGTTGCATGTAAAATGTTCttgcacaaaaacacacagacacctaaACTCACGGAGGAAGGGGAACACGTTTGACAAGCCAAGAAACAGtggtgggtgggaggggggagttGAGGGGCTTTCGCCCCCAGCAAAATGTACCTAGTAGGACCCCCTTCCTCCCTTTTTCATAAATAAAGATCACACAGGATTAACTATTTAAGAACTATTTACTAATGCCCTCGACCACCCTGCTGGAGAAATTTTACCGAGGGGGAACCCTCcatgtttgcccccccccccccattgtaaAACTCCTCCTCTGTCCTCAACACAAAACGGACGAGAGGGGATCCAGTTACAGTGTTCATTTCCAAAACCAGATCACAGATCGGCAATCAGAGTCAAGGTTCAGAGAAAGGAAACTCagagtccaaatcaaaaactgTGAAGCAGGAAATCAAGCCAGCGAGTCATGAATGAAGGAAtgaggaatcaaaccaaatgctCCAGGGACAAGACATGGCACTATGGTGTCATGGATGTTAGTACAATTGAGCTACTAACAATTAAGTTAATTGCATATACATATGAGAAGTAAGGGAGCCAAAGGTTTAAACAGTATTCTAGTGAGAGTCGGGGGGGTGATGTAACAGCATCATTTTCCACACACCCATGttttttgcaaaaataaaagctGAACAGGAACTATTTCCTCATAAATTATACCAAATTTGCTAAGATTGACAAGCCGACAGGTAACATCCGGAGATAACTAGCGCGTGGATCGTCATGTTTCATCTTCAGTTACCATAAAGACGACCCAAAGAAAAATGAGACGTGACAAACTGAACTTCTCAGCTGGGGTACATTTCCCAACAGCAACGTTGCTAAAAACGTTGGCAACTTAAAGGTTTTCGTTCAAgttttggttattttatatttcaagATTTCTGTTCCATTTACATTGCAAAAACAGGagcaaattgtattttttttatgcaaAAGTCATTGCAATGTAATCTAATTAAGCAATAAGGCTATTTTTCAGAGTTGGGTGACATGAATCCGGTAGTTACCACCCTGTGGCAACCCAGTGAGCGTTGCTGTTCTCATAGCTTTTGGGAAAATCTTGGTagagatccatccatcttccaaatacTAATCCAGGACAGGTTTATAGCGCTGCCTGGAGCCTGTGCCTGGCAGCGGCTGGCAGGGCTACACCCTGGTTGGGAAGCTAACCTGATAcagggctcacacacacatgcacactcacacgctaCCGGCAATATATtaacaccaattagcctaactaCATGTCTTtgcactgcaggaggaaaccaaaGGGAGTACTAACAAACTCCAAGCACAGCCAGAGCAATGTCGGCTACAGATTACGCAATAATCATGCAGATGATTTATGCATTTTCATGCAGAACATTACAGTTGTGCCACGGATGTGTGCTTGGGAAAAGTGTTCTATGATTGACATCACTCAGAGCCAATGacaatggggggaggggcacttTCAGGGAGCAGAGGCGGGACTCACATctgggaggtgtgaggcaccttGCCACTCTCGACTCTGCGCAAAAACCTCCAACACCTTTCaggggtacgtttcccaaaagcttACGCTGGCAACTTTTGTAGTTTGAACCATTTCATTTGCACAGTTCTCAAGAATTTTCCTAAAAATGATGAGAACAGCGATGCTCACTGTCGCCACACAGTGGAGTACCGATTTTATGTCACCCAACTCTGTAAAACAGCCTTAATGCTTAATTGGATTACATGGCTCTATGTCCCGCTGCTACAGATTGTTAGATATCTTACATAAGAACATGAGAAATTTACGAAGGAGAGGAGGCcgttcggcccatcaaacttgtttggggagaacttagctaatagctcagagttgttaaaatcttatccagctctgatttaaaggaacccagggttttagcttgcgctacactagcaggaagaatattccatactctaactacacgctgtgtaaagaagtgcttcctgaaattcatttaaaaatgttctcctgctaatttccatttgtggccaAGTATTTTATACCAAAACTATTTGTCATTTGTACACAAGTTTGGTTGGAAATGCTGTCCTATTCCGCAACCTGTGATTGATTTAGTTCAGGTGTGTGGCTCTCTCTCCTAAGTAAACATTAAGCATGGATAAAGAGATTAAATTATATTTGAAGGGCACAGCACAGTCCAAGACTGACAAAAGAGTCTTTGAACCAGCATAAAGATGAAATCATTCATATTTTTTACATGAAATATGCAATTAGCATATTTGTTGCATTAATTGAAAAAGCAGTCCTTTATTTACTTTCAGCGGTGGGCTGCACAAAGGTTACCGCGGTGAACTGTCACAACatgatttttttgtgtgtgttaatGGTATGGGTAAGTGTGTAGGAATTTGCCCCAGCAGATTTTCCGCTTCTGCTTAGTGGCATTTTTGGAAAACGCTCATATCCTGCTGATGCATCTTCGTTTGGCTGCTGTCAAAGACCTGTCATGAACAGACCCTTCACCCATTCATTGGCCTGCATTCCAGTCTGTTGACAGCCAGAGTTGGGGCCATTACCATTAAGCCAAAAACCTTAAATCGAGAAGGTCCGGAATCTCACCTCTTTATTCATGTCTTACCTAATGAGGAGGTTCGTGTTAAAGGGTCAGAATGGGTTAGATAGTGACAACCAGATTCACTCAGCTGTCTGTACAGCATTTTACTGAAGCCCATCTCTGCTGGGCCATTTTCAAGACATTGTCGCATTTTTCTCTGAGTGGTTTCAGTGTGGATATGAGGTTGGTTTTAGTCAGTTTCTTCATAATAGAGAATACTCAAAGAATACTCAAACTGTATGCTCAGTGAGGGTGGTGGGATATAACCTGTAGCCCTGGAGTATGCAGTAGCGGAGACAATGGAAGAGCATAGAGtgatactgcccccccccccccccaaaaaaaataaataaataaaataaaatatttcattggcCCACTGGGTGCTTCCCTCTCATCTCCCATTTTAACTGGTTCTGAATTTATAACTCATAGGATGCAAAAcactaattattataattatacatTGTATtttgtaacactttacatttgaAACACATCTAAATTGCTAAAGTGCTACAAAATAAAATCATTCTAAAAAAAAACCAATGTGAATCGACTTTAAAAATGCAGCAACTCCCAAAGTACGTTAAAAGCCATTAGTTCTgctaaaaagaaatgttttaagTGCTTTTCAAAAAATTCACAAGTCTGTCGTGCGAAGGAGGTGATCGGAGTTCACAGAGCAGGAGACATCGCGTCGAGGTTAGTGGGGTAAGTAGTTCTttcaggtgggggtgggggtgggcattGCCATGGATTCCCTGGTGAATAAAAAGGGAAACATTCTGTTCAGTCCTGGCAGAGATGGGAATCCAGTGAAGGAAATGTGTGTAACGTCCATATTTTCCCTCTCAGTGCTGCACTGTCCTGAACGTATTAGAGTCTTTGAAGACTCTTGCTGGGGATTCCAGTGAGCAGTATATTACAGCCAGCTTTTCAGCATCTGATAAGGTGAGAGGAGTATAGACTTTGGCAATATTTCTAAGAtggtgaaacaaaatcttgcagGGGTGTATGATATGGGCTTCAAAGGTGAGGCCACGTCAAACACCTGTGCATGTTTTAGTAAGTGTAATTAATTAAGTGTAACACTAATAGTGCCCAGACCTACATGAGTGTCCTATCGTTATTATATGTGTAGGCTTGATGGATAATTCAATATGATTGACTCGGTTAACTAACTAGCTGAAGCGGCAGAATGCAGTTGTTTTTAATCCGAGTGCTGATTATTGTGTCTTGACCTGCATGCTGTAGAAGATGAGCTGCAGCGATCCGAGCAGGATGGTGAAGCACAGCGCCCCCAGCAGGTGGAAGGAGGCCTGCGGGAAGAGCTGCCTGGTGGCGGGGACCAGGTAACGCGAGGGCGACGAGGGTGAGGAAGAGGAGCACCACCGTCTCCCTCATGTCAGACTTTAGACACGGCATCACCAACTTCCTCACATACAGGACGTTCTCATGAAATGCAGGGCGgtattattacaattaattttGCGTCTAGAACACAATAAATTGAGGGGGTTTATTCTCAGATTTTACACGAGCGATTACATTTGAACGTATAGGGTGTGTTTAAAACACTGAAGTCTCCCATTCGTGAATCGCACATTTCGAATAACATGGAGAAAATCGGAAAATTGGAAGCGAAGCTAAACACAGAAAGGTAAAGTTGACATACATTAGATACATGTTGCTTTGTTTACATGAATTAGTGTTTTATCAGCTAAACTGAATGCCTAATATTAGACAACCCACCAAAGGACAAACCCGTGTCTGGTTAAAAGAAAATATCAGAACAGAAAACAAGTACCTGCATTTTGATTTAATTTGAAGTCTGGCGAAAATGTGGAAGAAAACAACACGGAACCGACGTCATAGCACTATTGCACATTTATAACGtcatgctgccccctagtggtaggTAGGTGTAAGAACAGCACATACACAACGTGCGTCCAGCCATCCGTGCTCTTTACGCAGTCTGCACGGCGTTTATTCTGTGGCCATGCACATCAGATACATGCCAGTCAGGATGACAGCTGGAAACACGGATTAGGAATTTAACTAGTTACCAAGCGACTGGAAGATGGAATAAACGCGTTTTACTAgatactgtggggggaaaaccggTCGTTTATGGGGAAGGAAGCGGCAGAAACACATCGATCTTTCAAACCCAGCAGAAATCCATTAGAAGCCGCCTGCGATTCGCTCCAGGGTTGCCTGTAAACCCGGGCCGGACACGACAGCGTATATAATACAGCACAGCAAATTTATTCCAGGTGGCTTAACAGCCCGTCTGCTAACAGCAGATGTTGAGAAACATCACAGATGTTTtgttaaaattaattttaaatgttCAATTAATTTTAAAAGGCACGTTTATTCTACAGTCAATAAGTGCTGTGATATGAAACATCTAAACTTCTGCAGGTCTTCTCGTACTGTTTCTCCCAAGCAGTACTcagaaataattaaacttcagaGCATGGGTTAAATCAGGACTTAACAGCTCAGGAAGGACACAGAGAAGCTGAGGTCTTAAGGAgcgtttattttcatttcactCCGTTTTCCCAAGCAGAAATGCGGAAGCAGCAGAGCTTTCATACTTCTCACGAGACTCGTAAATCTCCCAGCttctttttgtgtgtgtatgtacacagAGCCTATCCAGGAATGCAAGATAACAGTATATACCAAGTATTTCAAGTGCTCAGACACGGATCTTGTGCCATTTCGCGACAAAGAACGAAAAGTTACGTACATTTGGTAGATTAGTAGCATTTCACTGCAAAGCTACTTCTTAAGACTAATTAATTGAACTAATTAgtcataatattattatttgttatgaaatGCAGACAAGGTAATCGGTCGACCAGTTTTTCTGACATAAACCAGCCGACGCGTATCAAGTTAACTTCCGTCACCCCACTAAACATTCTATGAAATGTTTGTCTGAAGGAAGGGGCCGTTCAGTCTGGTCTGAAGTACAAGAAATGAGCCAGAGCCACAACATACCAAAAACGATAGCAGTACAGTACAGTGATATGGAGTGAAAGTTCCAGGACGTTTACGAAGAATGCCTTATATTTTTCTACGAGCTGCTGTCGGCAGGTTGAGCCACGTGTGACGAACTGCAGAGGCAGCATGGAGATGGATCCCCGAAGTGGCTGTAGCTTCCTGCGACCTGAGCGAATGGGGCAGGTTTAAGGAAATGGGTCTTGGCCTAGCCTGAGGAACCCGGCCTGGGGTTCCGGGACTacatggaggggggggaggaATCAAGGAGTGTAAATCTGGTGAGAAAGCGGGAGGATGACCTGAGACAAGAAGTGACCGATCCCCCCCCTCAGTCCCCTTCATCGGGAGCAGGACCCCCTGACTGAGACTGCTGCGTCCTGCACGCACTCTGCTCAGCATGTGAGCCTAACGCTTGCCGAACATGGATCCACCATGTGGCACGACGTCGCTGAATACCACCTGCCGATATGGTGGGATTGTTTTGGTCCAGGGAGCAAAACCATGAAGCAAAACCAGAAGACACACAAATAAGACTCCACAGTGCTTCTCCTGAAAGTgaacaatgaaaatgaaagaatTTAAAAGAGACTTAATTTCGGCTTCACTTAAAACATCTGTGCTATTCCTAACCCTCTCGGTCTCTCACGGAGTGATTCGTTTATGAAATGGAGTCAGAGTTGGGCTCTCTGTCTTCACCGACGGCTTTGGCGCCTGCAGCTTCCCCTGGGGGGTGCCCATCGCGGCACAGGGGCTGCCCGCGCAGCTTCTCCTGCAGCCCGCCGGCCGCCAGCCGCATCTGGTCCTCGGCGCCCTGCAGGGCCTTCACCTGCATGCTGTGGAAGATGAAGAGCAGCAGGGATCCGAGCAGGATGATGAAGCACAGCGCCCCCAGCAGGTAGAAGGAGGCCTGCGGGAAGGGCTGCCCGGTGGCGGGGGCCAGGTAGGGCACGGCGGCGATGGCCAGCTCCAGCAGCAGCAGGGCGAGCCCCAGTGCCCCCGTGCGAGTCACTGTGTGCAGCATGCGCTGGGCGCAGTGCAGGCCCACTTTCACTTCAGTGCGAGCCTCCGTTACCGTGTTCACCAATTCGGCCAGGCCCACTGCGGAGTGAGGGAGAGGGTGACGAGGGTGAGGAAGAGGAGCTTTAAGATTCAAGCCTACAACCCTGGTCATGTGAAGCCACAACTGTAAGAACTGCAAGCCAGCAGTCACGTTGGAGAAACACATGACCTATTTGAAATGCACATGTGATTTTTTGCCGATCTGCTTAGTAACTGcttggggggggcagcaatggGGGAAAGGTGAAAAACATCACAAGCCGCCTGTTTAGACCCCCCCGAGGTTATTACCCGTGTCGTCGTCTTCCACGCAGCTCTTCACGGCGCCCCCGCCTGGCTGCACAAGCAGGACGGCATTCAGGACCTCATGGTCCGAATACGGGAAGGGTTTCCCAGGAACTGAGCCCTTGGTGGTGGACAGGAACTCACACTTCACGCACACCCTGTCGGACCCCTGCGAGACAGATAGGGGGCGCTATGTTACTGCCCAGGCATCTGGAATCTCTCGAGACCAAAACGAGGCAGATCCAGCATAGCtcctgatccatccatccatccacccatccatcccactCACCTTGAAGAGGATGTAGTCAATCCGGATGCCTTTCTCAAAGGGGAGAAGCTCCTTCCTGTCTGTGAAGGGGTTGTCTGCTATAAGGGTGAAGCCTTCCTCACAACCCTGCCAACGTCAGCCCCCGCATATCTGGAGATTAGCTGAGGCCGGTTTAAACACAaagcacagcgccccctgctgcccgGAGGAGCATAAAGCAAGTATCGCAGATGCAATGGGGGGAAACTCACGTCAAAACCATCCGTCTCGACGAAGCAGTCTCGGAGACCCGTGTATGTCCGTAAGAGTCGGGTGCCCAGGTCCTGGGGGTGCATATTCAGATCGCCCCCCAGAATGACCAGGTCCGCCCCACAGGAGGTGTGGCTGCAAGTCAGCATTACAGGGAGTCATGTGGGATCATCATTCAGGTAACACTACgtcagttatttctgtggagCGGTGCTGATATTTACCCACCGGACAAactgctgcagctcccaggcCTGCACCACCCTGTGCGGCAAGTACGTGTCCTGCTCCCGGTAGTATTCGGCGTGGAGCTGTGGAGGACACACGGCGAGGGGACAGTCCTTACTGCTCATACTTGCAGGGCTTTATAAATTCAACAACAGGCAGCCCTGGCGCTAAATTAGCTCGGCTTTGTTAGCAAGTACGGTGGCCCAGATGTGCCAAAAACGCCACCCGTTAAGGTAACACAAAGACACATCGAAGAAGCGCAAAAGCATGAAGGAAGGAAAATCTGTAAGAAACAAAAATATCCATAAATGCACATATTTAAGAAAAATCAAGAGACAAAAATGTAgagatttttttgtgtgtattttAATGTTCTTGCTTTTTCtcaatgttttgtgttttttttttttcttttgcattttcttaaatgtttttacattttcttaaGGTTTCGCATTTGTAGCATGCTGTGTGCTGTACTTCAGGGCCACCGTACTTAAAGGGAAAGGCGGAAGGAGCGATGGATGGTACACCAGGGTCATTACCGGTGTGATTCTGCGCCACAATACGAATTTGCATTATACCGTTAACACCGCGATAAGTCAACAACCTAATAACAAACAAAGcgttttattttcttcaaagcTTCAGTTGTAATCTGAGTACTTGTCCTTATATATCGCGATAGCAAACTAacaaattcaaaataaacatatatataaTGGCAAATTACAAAGTAAAACTTATTCGCCAAATCAGTATATATATACGCCGCAGCCTTCATATAAGGTGTATGGTAAAAGGCACAACTGCCCAGTTAACTGCAACCGTACATTTGCCACGTCAATGAACACCAAACTCCTTTAGCCTCCAAGCAGGACGTAGTTCGGCGTATGCAGCCTTTTGTTTGCGCtaatgtattattagtattaatagCAGTAGCAAAGCTAACACCCGCAACCAATAAGTGTAATGTTCCTAATAGAGTGGCTgatctgtcctgaaatcgtaaaGCTGAAAAGTTTTCAAATGCTGTATTATATAAAATGTTGGATAAACAGACGTAGTTTATTGGTGACTTCATGTTCGTTAAAGTTTACATTATTTAtcacaactgtataaagtaataaTTTTCATATAAAACTCAGGTGCAACAATTAAAACACAAATGTTCTGGCTTGCCAAAACTTGCGCATCAGACGCACtctcagactctcacgcaagaaatcctacggcaaatctatattaaacGGGCATTTATATAACGGGAGAGGACAAACTACTGCtcccaaaacttggaaaaaagtaATACCGTGATATAATACTGTCAGTGTTCAAGAAAGtgaaaaatactgtaatagtagtTTTGGGTTATATCACCCACCCTTAGCTGGAAGCATGTGCTTCAATGGCAGGGAGAAGGAGGGGTGGGGATAGTGGAGGTAGGGTTAGCCGGATTGCAGCATCAAAACGACAGTCAGGCAAACACCCCCCCACAGTAATGACCATCCTGAGGCACTCAGCTCTGCATCTGATCTGAAGTCAGGCTCACATGCGTGACGTAGACGTGTGCCGTCCATCCCTGGATGTTCATGACGACCAGCCCCACGGCCTTCCCGCCAAACCAGTCTCCATGGTGCAactgagagagacagagcagaGCTCACGTCTCCGTGAAGAGCTCATTCCAATCGGCTTTGAGATACTGGCTACTTGtaagggggggggtcattcttTTAGACATTTTCAAGAAAGATCAGAGCTGCATTCATGTGTTCTAAGGCCTTGGGGAGGCACTTACCATGTAGGGGTATCCGTTCAGCGAGTAGCGGAAGAGTAACGAGTCCTTGATGCTGTGCTTGGAGAGGACAGCCAGGCCGCTTC
Encoded proteins:
- the smpd2a gene encoding sphingomyelin phosphodiesterase 2a, whose amino-acid sequence is MRCDSPIKLHVFSLNCWGIRYRSLHCTERYDMIADLLAREGHDIVLLQEVWSEKDFLFLKKRLACCHPYSHYFKSGVIGSGLAVLSKHSIKDSLLFRYSLNGYPYMLHHGDWFGGKAVGLVVMNIQGWTAHVYVTHLHAEYYREQDTYLPHRVVQAWELQQFVRHTSCGADLVILGGDLNMHPQDLGTRLLRTYTGLRDCFVETDGFDGCEEGFTLIADNPFTDRKELLPFEKGIRIDYILFKGSDRVCVKCEFLSTTKGSVPGKPFPYSDHEVLNAVLLVQPGGGAVKSCVEDDDTVGLAELVNTVTEARTEVKVGLHCAQRMLHTVTRTGALGLALLLLELAIAAVPYLAPATGQPFPQASFYLLGALCFIILLGSLLLFIFHSMQVKALQGAEDQMRLAAGGLQEKLRGQPLCRDGHPPGEAAGAKAVGEDREPNSDSIS